The Sinorhizobium alkalisoli genomic interval ACGGTCGCCCAGGTGTCCACCATCGTCCCTTCACCGACGTAGGCGCCGAGATTGACGAAGGAGGGCATCAGGACTGCGTTCGGCGCGATATAGGCGGAACGGCGGACGACACAGTTCGGCACGGCGCGAAAGCCGGCCTTCTCAAATTCGTTGACGCTCCAGCCGTCGAACTTCGAGGGAACCTTGTCCCACCAGACCGAGTCGCCCGGACCCCCCTTGACGAGTTCCATCGGGTTCAGCCGAAAAGACAGCAGAACGGCTTTCTTGAGCCACTGATTGACCGTCCAGGTGCCGTCTTCGCCCCGCTCGGCCACACGCACCTTGCCGCTGTCGAGCAGATTGAGCGCCGTTTCCACCGCGTTGCGGATCACCCCGCGCGTGCCGGTGTTGACGGCCTCGCGATCTTCGAAGGCGGTCTCGATCGTCTGCGATAGGGAGGCGAGGTCGTGGTTCGTCATCGGAATTCCTTATTGGTCAGCGGTTGTCCAGCAAGCTCTACTGCATAAATCCCGAAATCGGAATCGATTCAAGGACGGAAATGGAATGGCAATCCAGTGGGGCGTCGCGAGCGACACACGGCAGAAAGACGTATGTTCCCATCGCCTCGGGCAGAAAGTTGAGGACCTTTTACGCCGCTCCTCCACTCTCTTCCACTGGGGGACTTGGCAAGCCTCCCCGTTTCCGGCAGAGAGACCCACTTATGGCTGAGGAGATTTATGAGGGCGTGTCCGGACGAGATGTCGGCTATCCGGAACGCGACGGGAAAGGCGAAACATGGGACGCATGAAAAAGCGAAGCCTTCGCCGCAGAGGCGGGGTCTGGGATCCGCTGGCGGACAGCCAGCAAAGCAGGCAACGCGCCTCCACCGTCCCGCTCACGGCGCAATCCGCTTCGCCGACCTATCGTCTCGCCTATGTCGACGACGATTTCCTATGCCGTGAGGAATTGCGCCCGGTACGTCTGCAGCTCGAACTATTGAAGACGGAGATGATGCTCGCGGAGCGCGGCATCAACTCTACCATCGTCATGTTCGGAGGCGCGCGGATTCCCGAACCCGGCGGCCCTGCCTGGGCGGCCAAGAACGAAACGCAGCGCAAGAATCTGGAGGCGGCGTCGGTCTATTACACCGAGGCGCGCAAGTTTGCCCGGCTCTGCTCGGAGCAGTCGGCCAAGCTCGGCCACAAGGAGTATGTCGTGGTGACCGGCGGCGGCCCGGGCGTCATGGAGGCGGGAAACCGCGGCGCGGCCGACGCCGGCGCCCCGTCGATCGGCTTCAATATCGTGCTGCCGCACGAGCAGGCGCCGAACAGCTACGTTACGCCCGAACTATCGTTCAATTTCCACTACTTCGCCATCCGCAAGATGCACTTCCTGCTGCGCGCCAGGGCCGTCGCAGTTTTCCCGGGCGGCTTCGGCACGCTCGACGAACTGTTCGAGACGGTGACGCTGATGCAGACGGGGCGCCTGGCGCTCGTGCCGCTCCTGCTCTTCGGCGAAAAATTCTGGCGCTCGATCATCAATTTCCAGGCTCTGGCGGATTTCGGCACGATCGCGCCGAACGATATCGATCTCGTCCACTTCGTCGAAACTGCGGAAGAGGCCTGGGACGTCATCGTGCGCTTCTACGAGACGGTTGACCCGAAGTCGATGCCCATGGCATCGGGCCGGCGATAGAGCATCTTGCAGTCAGGTGGAATCACCTGACGTTGCAAGCCAGGCCAGACGGCTGGAGCGGCAGCTTCTCCGGCTTACTCTTTACACGGTCGCAACGACGCGGCTGAGGAAGCCCGTCAGATCCTCGGTGACGTAGTCGATCTGCTCATCCGCGTCGCTCGACGTCTCCCACGCTTCGACGAATTCATATTCGAGATTGCGCGGCACCAGCAGCACGGTCTTCATGCCAAGTGCCTTCGGGACGACCAGGTTGCGTGGCAGGTCCTCGAACATCACCGCGTTCCGGGTATCCACCCGATGCAGGCTCATGAACTTGTCATAGGTGTCGCCGGCGGGCTTCGGGACGAAATCGGCGGCGACGATATCGAAGATTTCATCGAAATGATCGAGAATGCCGAGGGCGCGCGCCGTCATCTCCGCATGGGCGGTGCTGCCGTTGGTGAAGATGAACTTGCGCCCGGGCAAGGCCCGGATCGCCTCGCCAAGCGCCGGATCCGCGGGAACCACGCTGTAGTCGATCGCGTGTGCCCGCTCGAGAAAGTCGTTCGGATCGACGCCGTGATGGATCATCAGCCCCTGAAGCGTGGTGCCGTGATCGCGGTAATAGGCCTTCTGCAGCTTCTTCGCCTCCGCCGGATCGAGCGACAGCAGTTCTGCCACGTAAGCCGTCATGTTGCGGTCGATCTGGGCGAAGAGATTGACGTGGTGCGGATAGAGCGTGTTGTCGAGATCGAAGACCCAGTCGGTGACATGGGAGAATTCGGCACGGGTGGGCAGGCGATCGAGCTTCTTCATCGCCGCCTTATGGCATGGCCGGCGAGCGAAGGAAAACGGAATTCTTTTTTCGCCACCAATGGCTGGAGATGGATTGCCGCCCCCGCTCGTGCTAGCCCGCCTATATGGAAACCTGGGTTCTCATCACCATCGCCGCGGCATTCCTCCAGAATGTCCGCTCCGCCATGCAGAAACACTTAAAGGGCGTCATGGGAACGACGGGCGCCACTTTCGTACGCTTCGGCTTCGGCCTGCCCTTCGCGCTTTTCTACCTGGCCTTTCTCTACCGGTCGGGGCATGCCTTGCCGGTGCCGGGCGGCACGTTTCTTCTCTGGGCGACCATTGGCGGACTGGCGCAGATCGCGGCCACATTCCTGCTCGTCCACCTGTTCTCCTTCCGCAACTTCGCTGTCGGCACCGCCTATTCCCGTACGGAGCCGGCGCAGGCTGCCCTGTTCGGCCTGCTCTTCCTGGGCGAGAAAGCGAGCCCCGGCGCAGTCGTTGCGATCGCCATTTCCGTCGTCGGCGTTATGCTCATTTCCGTTGCTCGCACCACTTTGAGCATCCGGTCCCTACTAACCTCGGTCTTCAGTCGCACCGCGGGGACTGGTCTGCTCTCCGGCACTTTGTTCGGGCTCTCCGCCGTCTCCTACCGCTCCGCATCGCTGGCGCTGGCGCCGAGCCTGCCCGCTCCCGACTACCTGATGCAGGCAGGCTTTACCTTGAGTTTCGTCATCCTGCTGCAGACGCTCGCGATGCTGGCCTGGATCGTCCTGCGGGAACCGGACGAACTCGGCCGCATTCGCGGCGCATGGAAGCCCGCGGCTCTCGTCGGTTTCGTAGGCGCATCGGCATCGTTCGGCTGGTTTTCGGCAATGACCTTGCAACAGGCGGCGATGGTCAAAGTGGTGGCCCAGGTGGAGATGCTCTTCACCTTCGCCTCGTCCTTCTTCGTCTTCCGCGAATGGATCACCCGGCTCGAACTGATCGGCTGCCTGCTTATCGTGCTCGGCGTGGTGACGCTGCTCGTGCTCTGAGCGGCCGGATTCAGGAAAATGGATGCCCGAATTTCGGCGGACGGCACACGTGCAGGATGCTACAAAGCCGTATGATCTGCCGAACGGCGGCCTTGGCGATCATCGTACGGGGCAAATGGTAGCCGGACTCTATCGCGCCAGTTTTTACTCGTGGTTCAGGAGGATATGTGATGACACAGGAGGAAAGGGCGCTTGCCTTTGCAGCGCTCCACCGCAAGGGTGACCCGATCATTCTCTACAATATCTGGGATGCGGGCAGCGCCCGCTGTGTGGCCGAAGCGGGCGCCAAAGCGCTGGCGACCGGAAGCTGGTCGGTCGCGGCAGCCCATGGCTTTTCCGATGGGCAGAAGATACCGCTCCCGCTGCTGGTCGAGGTCGCCCGCGAAATCCTCGCCGCGACCGATCTCCCGCTTTCGGTGGACTTCGAAGGCGCCTATTCGGAAGATCCGGCGCAGGGGGCCGCCAATGTCGCACAGCTTATCGATGCCGGTGTTATCGGCATCAATTTCGAGGATCAGATCGTCGGCAAAAGCGGCATCCATCCGACCGACAGGCAGGTTGCAAGGATCCGCGCCATTCGCGAAATGGCGGAGCGCCAGAGCGTTTCGCTGTTCATCAACGCCCGCACCGATCTCTTCCTGAAGGAAAGCGACGAGACCCGCCACGGGGATCTCATCAACGAGGCGATCACCCGCGCCAGGGCCTATGCAGGCGCGGGCGCCAGCGGCTTCTTCGCGCCGGGACTGGCCGATGCCGACCTGATCGGCCGGCTGTGCGCGGCCTCCCCGCTGCCGGTGAACGTGATGATGAAGCCCGACGCGCCGGACGTTTCCACGCTCGCCGCCGCCGGCGTCGGCCGCATCAGCTACGGTCCGTTCCCCTATCGGGCGATGGTCGCCTGGCTGCGCGCAGAGGCGGAGAAGGTCTATGGGGGTGGAGGAAAATAGACTGATTCCCCAGGCGAATTTTATAGGTCCTGACCCTAGATCCTGCAGCCGATGCCGAAGCGGCGCCCTGCTACGGCACGATCAGCGTGCCGGCGCCGCGTTCGGTGAAGATTTCCAGGAGTACGGCGTGTGCGGTCTTGCCGTTGAGGATGACCACGCCCTGCACGCCGGCCTTGATCGCGTCGATGCAGGTCTCGACCTTCGGAATCATGCCGCCGGATATCGTGCCGTCGGCGATCAGTCCGCGCGCTTCGGCGACCGAGAGCTCCTTGATGAGCTCGCCGTTCCTGTTGAGAACGCCGGGCACATCCGTCAGGAACAGAAGGCGCGTCGCGTTTAGTGCGCCGGCGATTGCGCCGGCGAAGGTATCGGCATTGATGTTGTAGGTATGGCCGTCGCGGCCGGGGGCGACCGGCGCGATGACCGGGATCATCTCGGAGCGTGCGAGCAGATCGAGCAGTGTACGGTCCACTTCGACCACGTCGCCGACGAAGCCGAGATCGAGCACGCGCTCGATGTTCGAGTCCGGATCGCGGATGGTCTTCTTGGCCTTTTCCGCAAAGACCATGTTGCCGTCCTTGCCGCAAAGGCCGATCGCCCATTCGCCGGTCTGGTTGATCAGCGCGACGATCTCCTTGTTGATCGAGCCCGCAAGCACCATTTCGACGATCTCGACGGTCTTCTGATCGGTGACGCGAAGCCCGCCTTCGAATTTCGATTCGATGCCCATCTTGTTCAGCATGGCACCGATCTGGGGACCGCCCCCATGGACGACGATCGGATTGACGCCGGACTGCTTCAAGAGCGCGACGTCGCTGGCGAAGGCCCGGCCGAGTTCGGGATTGCCCATCGCATGCCCGCCATACTTCACGACGATCGTCTTGTTCTCGTAGCGCTGCATATAGGGCAGGGCCTGCGCGAGCAGGCGTGCCTGGATTTCACTTTCTGATGCGGACATGGCGGACCCTCGAAACAAACCGGCTGCTGTTTAGCGCAAACTTATGGCGGATGGAATGATCCCGGCGCAACATAACGCCGTAATGACGGCCGTGGAATGGCGCCTGCCAGCACCATTGCCTGCCTGCGGGCGGGGGTCGAGACCTCGAATCGAGATCAGCCGAAATCCCATTGGAACACGATTGACGGGGCTCATGATTTGACTGATCCTGCCTTGCATGCGGAAAATCGGGCACGGCCTCCGGATATCGAGAGAGTGCATGGAGCGATGACGACGCAGAAGCCCGAAAGCGGGGATTCCCGCCGCGATGAAGTAATCGCGGGGGAATACGTGCTGGGCGTTCTATCCGACGAAGACCGCCGGAAGGTCGAGGCGCGCATGGCCTCGGACAGTGATTTTGCGGCCATGGTCATCCGCTGGCAGAATAATCTCGCTTCCTTCGACGACGCCTACGAACAGGTCGCCCGTTCCGTGCGCGGATCGGCACCGGGCGAGCAGGCGATAGTCGACACGCCACAGCGCCCGCCCGGTCTGTGGCAGTCGCTGCCTCTCTGGCGCAGCCTCGCGCTTGCATCGCTCGCCGCAGTCGTTGTTCTTGCCGCCTCGTCGGTCGGCCTTTTCGGCGGGGGTACGGGCGGAGCGTCGCTGGTGGCTGACCTTTCCGGAGAGGGCAACGCCATCGACCTTGTCGCACGCTTCGATCCCGCATCCGGACGCCTGATGGTGACCCCGGTTGCCGCCAGTCAGACGGAAGAAAAGGCTCTGGAACTCTGGTTGATCAGAGGCACTGCCCCGGCGGTCTCGCTTGGCGTGCTGCCACAATCCGGCGAAGGGGAAATCCCGCTGTCGTCGGGCGACCGCGGCAAGGTCACCTCGGGCGCCACACTCGCCGTCAGTGTCGAGCCGCCCGGCGGATCGCCGACCGGCTCGCCCAGCGGCGCGGTCATTGCCCGCGGGACCGTGCGTTATCGCTGACTTAGCCGCGTTTTCAAAAAGTGCCCGGCTGCGGCGACGGCGTCTGCGCGTCCATGAGTGCCGCCTGCAGCTTCTGTTCCTGCTCCGGCGAAAGCGATGTCTTGAGGACGCGGCCGCGCAGCCCGGACAATTCTGCAAGCACCTTTTCCGGCTGCACCTTGCGCACCAGAATGAAAAGAGCCGAGGAATTGTTCG includes:
- a CDS encoding LOG family protein translates to MGRMKKRSLRRRGGVWDPLADSQQSRQRASTVPLTAQSASPTYRLAYVDDDFLCREELRPVRLQLELLKTEMMLAERGINSTIVMFGGARIPEPGGPAWAAKNETQRKNLEAASVYYTEARKFARLCSEQSAKLGHKEYVVVTGGGPGVMEAGNRGAADAGAPSIGFNIVLPHEQAPNSYVTPELSFNFHYFAIRKMHFLLRARAVAVFPGGFGTLDELFETVTLMQTGRLALVPLLLFGEKFWRSIINFQALADFGTIAPNDIDLVHFVETAEEAWDVIVRFYETVDPKSMPMASGRR
- a CDS encoding pyrimidine 5'-nucleotidase — its product is MKKLDRLPTRAEFSHVTDWVFDLDNTLYPHHVNLFAQIDRNMTAYVAELLSLDPAEAKKLQKAYYRDHGTTLQGLMIHHGVDPNDFLERAHAIDYSVVPADPALGEAIRALPGRKFIFTNGSTAHAEMTARALGILDHFDEIFDIVAADFVPKPAGDTYDKFMSLHRVDTRNAVMFEDLPRNLVVPKALGMKTVLLVPRNLEYEFVEAWETSSDADEQIDYVTEDLTGFLSRVVATV
- a CDS encoding isocitrate lyase/PEP mutase family protein; this translates as MTQEERALAFAALHRKGDPIILYNIWDAGSARCVAEAGAKALATGSWSVAAAHGFSDGQKIPLPLLVEVAREILAATDLPLSVDFEGAYSEDPAQGAANVAQLIDAGVIGINFEDQIVGKSGIHPTDRQVARIRAIREMAERQSVSLFINARTDLFLKESDETRHGDLINEAITRARAYAGAGASGFFAPGLADADLIGRLCAASPLPVNVMMKPDAPDVSTLAAAGVGRISYGPFPYRAMVAWLRAEAEKVYGGGGK
- the argB gene encoding acetylglutamate kinase, whose translation is MSASESEIQARLLAQALPYMQRYENKTIVVKYGGHAMGNPELGRAFASDVALLKQSGVNPIVVHGGGPQIGAMLNKMGIESKFEGGLRVTDQKTVEIVEMVLAGSINKEIVALINQTGEWAIGLCGKDGNMVFAEKAKKTIRDPDSNIERVLDLGFVGDVVEVDRTLLDLLARSEMIPVIAPVAPGRDGHTYNINADTFAGAIAGALNATRLLFLTDVPGVLNRNGELIKELSVAEARGLIADGTISGGMIPKVETCIDAIKAGVQGVVILNGKTAHAVLLEIFTERGAGTLIVP
- the dapD gene encoding 2,3,4,5-tetrahydropyridine-2,6-dicarboxylate N-succinyltransferase — its product is MTNHDLASLSQTIETAFEDREAVNTGTRGVIRNAVETALNLLDSGKVRVAERGEDGTWTVNQWLKKAVLLSFRLNPMELVKGGPGDSVWWDKVPSKFDGWSVNEFEKAGFRAVPNCVVRRSAYIAPNAVLMPSFVNLGAYVGEGTMVDTWATVGSCAQIGKNVHLSGGVGIGGVLEPMQAGPTIIEDNCFIGARSEVVEGCIVREGSVLGMGVFIGKSTKIVDRATGEVMYGEVPPYSVVVAGSMPSGSTMANGQPAPNLYCAVIVKRVDEKTRSKTGINELLRD
- a CDS encoding DMT family transporter; protein product: METWVLITIAAAFLQNVRSAMQKHLKGVMGTTGATFVRFGFGLPFALFYLAFLYRSGHALPVPGGTFLLWATIGGLAQIAATFLLVHLFSFRNFAVGTAYSRTEPAQAALFGLLFLGEKASPGAVVAIAISVVGVMLISVARTTLSIRSLLTSVFSRTAGTGLLSGTLFGLSAVSYRSASLALAPSLPAPDYLMQAGFTLSFVILLQTLAMLAWIVLREPDELGRIRGAWKPAALVGFVGASASFGWFSAMTLQQAAMVKVVAQVEMLFTFASSFFVFREWITRLELIGCLLIVLGVVTLLVL
- a CDS encoding anti-sigma factor translates to MTTQKPESGDSRRDEVIAGEYVLGVLSDEDRRKVEARMASDSDFAAMVIRWQNNLASFDDAYEQVARSVRGSAPGEQAIVDTPQRPPGLWQSLPLWRSLALASLAAVVVLAASSVGLFGGGTGGASLVADLSGEGNAIDLVARFDPASGRLMVTPVAASQTEEKALELWLIRGTAPAVSLGVLPQSGEGEIPLSSGDRGKVTSGATLAVSVEPPGGSPTGSPSGAVIARGTVRYR